In Toxoplasma gondii ME49 chromosome VIII, whole genome shotgun sequence, a single genomic region encodes these proteins:
- a CDS encoding hypothetical protein (encoded by transcript TGME49_268360), with product MRRRLRGISPKSPHEADLPHLELDERGILSWFCAPIRPWIDTDESTSMGSIPSAPPNLNYSKSCRNTSHPFLQVVPHSGDVSVSVSVDDGQLTFCEAAHVKDSNNTRALRKTDVSSISNVQRFRSPTENVISPQSGPRTATEGVLTNTNGTYMHAEKSPQSFSPADTNRVSCRLADLFWWHCGVTSLSGEESFHEFCCGTEEESERHKRSDEWKSTTLTKTSSASYVFVDSTNKPDQGVLPIDRLSKQAIKCKPPSTLSLESVRASATPVRKECSDPIDEESNIFPLCASCSGATKVKLEILRAPSIGQVLKWYLKASSRIANGRVRLCRCTGVKHGHGQVDLLNYPTLGDWQMSLLRELSDWQDVSLASEGTEYFANTHAEYGEADADVISLPMGASSANSKQKPECSVFAREPPVRLPACGHVVSEEAFHSCVKEAMKEKTNMVFSSGAQWRVQCPLCTCRQLVGAPLLSRLYMS from the exons ATGCGCAGACGCCTTCGGGGAATCTCTCCGAAATCACCCCACGAAGCAGACTTGCCACACTTGGAGCTGGACGAGAGAGGGATATTAAGTTGGTTCTGCGCTCCTATAAGACCGTGGATTGACACTGACGAAAGCACTTCAATGGGGAGCATTCCCAGTGCCCCCCCAAATTTGAATTATTCAAAGAGCTGTAGAAACACATCGCATCCTTTTTTGCAAGTCGTGCCCCATTCAGGCGATGTTTCTGTCTCAGTCTCTGTCGACGATGGGCAACTCACCTTTTGCGAGGCTGCACATGTTAAGGATTCCAACAACACGCGTGCGCTGAGGAAGACTGATGTTTCATCTATATCCAACGTTCAGCGGTTCCGGTCGCCGACGGAGAACGTGATTTCACCACAGAGTGGACCGCGAACTGCGACAGAAGGTGTTCTGACAAACACCAACGGAACATATATGCACGCGGAAAAATCTCCACAGAGCTTCAGTCCTGCTGATACAAACAGAGTCTCGTGCCGTCTCGCAGACCTTTTCTGGTGGCATTGCGGAGTTACTTCGTTGAGTGGGGAAGAGTCATTCCATGAGTTTTGCTGCGGTACGGAGGAGGAGAGTGAACGGCACAAGCGTTCCGATGAATGGAAATCAACGACGCTTACAAAGACGTCCTCGGCCAGCTACGTTTTCGTGGATAGTACGAACAAACCTGACCAGGGTGTCCTGCCGATCGATCGGCTTTCGAAGCAAGCGATCAAGTGCAAGCCACCGTCGACCCTCTCGCTTGAGAGTGTTCGAGCCTCCGCGACGCCTGTCAGGAAGGAGTGTTCAGATCCAATAGACGAAGAGAGCAATATCTTCCCCTTGTGTGCCTCGTGTAGCGGAGCCACGAAGGTTAAACTCGAG ATTCTTCGCGCACCATCAATCGGTCAGGTGCTCAAATGGTATCTCAAGGCCTCCAGTAGAATCGCCAACGGTCGCGTTCGTCTGTGTCGCTGCACCGGCGTTAAGCACGGCCACGGTCAAGTCGACCTGCTGAATTATCCCACCCTGGGTGATTGGCAAATGAGCCTTCTACGAGAGCTTTCGGACTGGCAAGACGTCTCCCTAGCCTCTGAGGGGACTGAATACTTTGCGAACACACATGCAGAATACGGTGAAGCTGACGCCGATGTCATATCACTGCCGATGGGAGCATCATCTGCGAATTCCAAACAGAAGCCAGAATGCTCTGTTTTTGCGCGTGAGCCGCCCGTAAGACTTCCTGCCTGTGGTCACGTTGTCAGTGAGGAAGCTTTCCACAGCTGCGTTAAAGAGGCCAtgaaggaaaaaacaaacatgGTATTTAGCAGTGGAGCACAGTGGCGAGTACAGTGCCCTTTGTGTACATGTAGGCAACTGGTAGGAGCGCCTCTTCTGAGCAGGCTTTACATGTCCTAA
- a CDS encoding hypothetical protein (encoded by transcript TGME49_268350), whose product MRVAPLLTLRGCTPGASPGSTVGAAAFLSPARLALGDSEGRVSLFDLDTRRPCLLLPEERSRSTSRAAGLRAAVGSTSWEPSPTLLLEGLGARAELSHTSGAGPGWGHDLDREDRDSSGVDKLLSQQRSSAVTLWDLETLQEIQSFRTGSFSFCRLAVLGQPHCRAEETEKKDEESDEDLRRGGVGGSNKGRTDTSVESASTCLETSALSAAFASLPSSSCSPAFSAPWSSPSASQTSSLPLLACPVADAEAIGVFDLRVSQTGAVGKPVLLLRSPFASSSVPKVPTPPSGMVQGIAHVPRFSSPHIIAAYELPCVALWDLRQSRSPLSAEPLSSSLSSSLSSLSASSLSASSPPSALTVHRNQCWVGCFDGQVFVWKLRNNGALSLRKTLHLFTDKAPEGSTGPSLASHSSPCLPHPEGDLARSRLLVSAAFRPDGALVAVGASDGGVRLFETKSGRFLGSLEASGHAGQGDMGGAASVLAWCPRTGVLASGGGVGGRVALWGLYAETFRQRTR is encoded by the coding sequence atGAGAGTCGCTCCGCTTCTCACTTTGCGGGGTTGCACTCCGGGGGCTTCGCCGGGGTCCACCGTGGGGGCAGCagcctttctgtctcctgcgcgTCTTGCGCTAGGAGACAGTGAGGGccgagtgtctctgtttgaTCTCGACACGCGGAGaccgtgtctccttcttccggaGGAGAGGAGTAGATCAACCAGTCGCGCGGCGGGTCTCCGAGCCGCAGTCGGGTCGACCTCCTGGGAGCCGTCGCCGACTTTGCTTCTTGAGGGGCTCGGGGCGCGGGCGGAGCTCTCGCACACCTCTGGCGCAGGGCCAGGTTGGGGTCACGACttggacagagaagacagggatTCCAGCGGAGTCGACAAGTTGCTGTCTCAACAGCGGTCGTCTGCGGTGACCCTATGGGACTTGGAAACGCTGCAAGAGATCCAGAGCTTCCGGACAGGATCGTTCTCGTTTTGTCGCCTCGCGGTGCTTGGTCAACCCCACTGCCgggcggaggagacagagaagaaagacgaggagagcgatGAGGACTTGAGACGTGGTGGAGTCGGAGGGTCGAACAAGGGGAGAACCGATACGTCTGTCGAGAGCGCATCTACGTGTTTAGAAACCTCGGCACTTTCTGCAGCCTTTGCTTCCCTCCCTTCGTCGAGCTGTTCTCCAGCTTTTTCGGCGCCGTGGAGTTCGCCCTCTGCCTCACAAACGTCTTCGCTCCCTTTGCTGGCTTGTCCCGTCGCAGACGCGGAGGCAATTGGCGTTTTCGATCTGCGGGTCTCTCAAACAGGCGCTGTTGGAAAGCCGGTCCTTCTGCTCAGATCccccttcgcttcttcttctgttcccaAAGTCCCCACCCCCCCCTCCGGGATGGTTCAGGGGATAGCGCACGTACCCAGATTCTCCTCACCTCACATCATCGCGGCGTATGAACTTCCTTGTGTGGCTCTCTGGGATCTACGTCAGtctcgctcgcctctctcggccgagcctctttcttcctctctctcttcttctctctcttctctctctgcttcttctctctctgcttcttctccgccgtccGCTTTGACTGTGCACCGGAACCAGTGCTGGGTAGGGTGTTTCGACGGCCAGGTGTTTGTGTGGAAGCTCCGAAACAACGGGGCCCTTTCGCTTCGCAAGACGCTCCACCTCTTCACCGACAAAGCCCCTGAGGGGTCGACAGGGCCTTCGCTCGCCTCGCATTCGTCGCCTTGCCTGCCGCACCCCGAAGGCGACTTAGCCCGCTCCAGGTTGCTTGTCTCTGCGGCGTTTCGGCCCGACGGTGCACTTGTGGCAGTGGGTGCGAGCGACGGTGGTGTGCGGCTTTTTGAGACGAAAAGCGGCAGGTTTCTGGGCTCTCTGGAAGCCAGTGGACATGCAGGCCAAGGCGACATGGGGGGCGCAGCCAGCGTTCTCGCCTGGTGTCCCCGAACTGGCGTCCTCGCTTCAGGTGGAGGCGTTGGGGGCCGTGTCGCTTTGTGGGGGCTTTACGCAGAAACCTTTCGTCAACGCACGCGGTAG